In a genomic window of Alcanivorax sp.:
- the rplL gene encoding 50S ribosomal protein L7/L12, which translates to MAVSKEDILGAIADMSVMDLVELIEAMEEKFGVTAAAAVAAAPAAAAGGEAAAEEKTEFDVVLTGFGDKKVGVIKAVREVTGLGLKEAKELVEGAPAPVKEGASKDEAEEIKKKIEEAGGTAELK; encoded by the coding sequence ATGGCCGTTTCCAAAGAAGATATCCTCGGCGCTATCGCCGATATGAGCGTTATGGACCTCGTTGAACTGATCGAGGCCATGGAAGAGAAGTTCGGCGTTACCGCCGCTGCCGCTGTTGCCGCTGCTCCTGCAGCTGCTGCTGGTGGCGAAGCTGCCGCCGAAGAGAAAACCGAGTTTGACGTTGTTCTGACCGGTTTCGGTGACAAGAAAGTTGGCGTGATCAAGGCTGTCCGTGAAGTAACCGGCCTGGGTCTGAAAGAAGCCAAAGAGCTCGTTGAAGGCGCTCCTGCTCCTGTTAAAGAAGGTGCCTCCAAAGACGAAGCCGAAGAGATCAAGAAAAAGATCGAAGAGGCTGGCGGTACTGCCGAGCTCAAGTAA
- the tuf gene encoding elongation factor Tu: protein MAKEKFERNKPHVNVGTIGHVDHGKTTLTAALTRVCAEVWGGSAIAFDGIDNAPEERERGITIATSHVEYDSPTRHYAHVDCPGHADYVKNMITGAAQMDGAILVCSAADGPMPQTREHILLSRQVGVPYIVVFLNKADMVDDEELLELVEMEVRELLSDYDFPGDDTPIIKGSALKALEGDTSDIGMPAVQKLVETLDEYIPEPERAVDQPFLMPIEDVFSISGRGTVVTGRVERGIIKVGEEIEIVGIHDTTKTTCTGVEMFRKLLDEGRAGENVGVLLRGTKRDDVERGQVLAKPGSIKPHTKFIAEVYVLSKDEGGRHTPFFNGYRPQFYFRTTDVTGACTLPEGTEMVMPGDNVQMDVELIAPIAMEDGLRFAIREGGRTVGAGVVAKITE from the coding sequence GTGGCAAAGGAAAAGTTTGAACGTAATAAACCGCACGTAAACGTAGGCACCATTGGTCACGTTGACCATGGTAAAACCACTCTGACCGCCGCGCTGACCCGCGTGTGTGCAGAGGTTTGGGGCGGTAGCGCCATCGCTTTCGACGGCATTGATAATGCCCCGGAAGAGCGTGAGCGTGGTATCACCATTGCAACTTCTCATGTGGAATACGATTCCCCGACTCGTCACTACGCCCACGTAGACTGCCCCGGTCACGCTGATTATGTGAAAAACATGATCACCGGTGCCGCGCAGATGGACGGCGCGATCCTGGTATGTTCCGCTGCTGACGGCCCGATGCCGCAGACTCGCGAGCACATCCTGCTGTCCCGTCAGGTTGGCGTACCTTACATCGTTGTGTTCCTGAACAAAGCGGACATGGTTGACGATGAAGAGCTGCTCGAGCTGGTAGAAATGGAAGTTCGCGAACTGCTGAGCGACTATGACTTCCCGGGCGACGACACGCCGATCATCAAGGGTTCTGCCCTGAAAGCACTGGAAGGCGACACCAGCGACATCGGCATGCCTGCCGTACAGAAACTGGTTGAGACCCTGGACGAGTACATCCCGGAGCCGGAGCGTGCCGTAGACCAGCCGTTCCTGATGCCGATCGAAGACGTATTCTCCATCTCCGGTCGCGGTACTGTAGTAACCGGCCGTGTAGAGCGTGGCATCATCAAGGTGGGCGAGGAAATCGAGATCGTCGGTATCCACGACACCACCAAGACCACCTGTACCGGTGTTGAGATGTTCCGCAAGCTGCTCGACGAAGGTCGTGCTGGTGAGAACGTTGGTGTTCTGCTGCGTGGTACCAAGCGTGATGACGTTGAGCGTGGTCAGGTGCTGGCCAAGCCGGGCTCCATCAAGCCGCACACCAAGTTCATTGCTGAAGTGTACGTGCTGAGCAAGGACGAAGGTGGTCGTCATACCCCGTTCTTCAACGGCTACCGTCCGCAGTTCTACTTCCGTACTACCGACGTAACGGGTGCTTGTACCCTGCCGGAAGGTACCGAGATGGTTATGCCGGGCGACAACGTACAGATGGACGTTGAGCTGATCGCGCCGATCGCCATGGAAGACGGCCTGCGCTTCGCTATCCGCGAAGGTGGTCGTACCGTTGGTGCCGGTGTGGTTGCCAAAATCACCGAGTAA
- a CDS encoding SPOR domain-containing protein → MRWIFYSLLVVNLVYLGVQLTKSLAPRDATVSLRVPAQAAGGEPLVLLSERSQPSREGARRPEAGSLCAVVGPWQSREAANAGAVQLRAAGLPGRVRALNIEKDRLNWVYLPPYPDRERALRVLHELQDHGVDSFVVKEGDDANAISLGYFSSAESAEGLRVKMRNAGYPAFVRETSRAVTEYWVYLADQAPKEKPELDIFLQANQSLKLDWVACP, encoded by the coding sequence GTGCGGTGGATATTTTACAGCTTGCTGGTCGTGAATCTGGTTTATCTGGGGGTGCAGCTCACCAAGAGCCTGGCTCCCCGTGATGCGACGGTGTCGTTGCGTGTGCCTGCCCAGGCTGCGGGTGGGGAGCCGTTGGTGCTGCTTTCCGAGCGGTCGCAGCCGAGCAGAGAGGGCGCACGCAGGCCGGAAGCCGGCTCCCTCTGTGCGGTGGTGGGGCCCTGGCAGTCGCGGGAGGCGGCCAATGCTGGTGCGGTGCAGCTCAGGGCGGCAGGTTTGCCGGGCCGCGTGCGGGCGCTGAATATCGAGAAGGATCGCCTCAATTGGGTCTATCTGCCTCCTTATCCTGACAGGGAGCGTGCGTTGAGGGTGCTTCATGAGCTGCAGGATCATGGCGTAGACAGCTTTGTGGTCAAGGAAGGTGATGATGCCAATGCCATTTCGCTAGGCTATTTTTCCAGTGCGGAGTCGGCGGAAGGGTTGCGCGTAAAGATGCGCAACGCCGGTTATCCGGCCTTTGTGCGTGAAACATCCCGGGCGGTCACTGAATACTGGGTTTATCTGGCTGACCAGGCGCCAAAAGAGAAGCCGGAACTGGATATATTTCTGCAGGCAAATCAGTCTCTTAAGCTTGACTGGGTAGCCTGTCCGTAA
- the rplK gene encoding 50S ribosomal protein L11, with protein MAKKVQAYIKLQVAAGQANPSPPVGPALGQHGVNIMEFCKAFNAQTQQLDAGAPVPVVITVYSDRSFTFTMKTPPASYLLKKAAGIKSGSGEPNTKKVGKVTREQLEEIAKAKEPDLTAADLEAAVRTIAGSARSMGLDVEG; from the coding sequence ATGGCGAAGAAAGTCCAAGCCTACATCAAGCTGCAGGTTGCAGCGGGTCAGGCTAACCCGTCCCCGCCGGTTGGTCCCGCACTGGGTCAGCACGGTGTGAATATCATGGAGTTCTGTAAGGCGTTCAACGCCCAGACTCAGCAGCTGGATGCCGGTGCGCCGGTTCCTGTTGTGATCACCGTTTATAGCGACCGCTCCTTTACCTTCACCATGAAGACGCCGCCGGCGTCTTACCTGCTGAAGAAAGCGGCCGGTATCAAGAGCGGCTCTGGCGAGCCGAACACCAAGAAAGTGGGCAAGGTAACCCGTGAGCAGCTGGAAGAGATCGCCAAGGCCAAAGAGCCTGATCTGACCGCTGCGGATCTGGAAGCTGCCGTGCGCACTATCGCGGGCTCTGCCCGTTCCATGGGTCTGGATGTGGAGGGTTAA
- a CDS encoding biotin--[acetyl-CoA-carboxylase] ligase, with protein sequence MSVLKEADQQLIRLLADGQFRSGSELGEALGISRAAIWKRVQRLEEFGLALESVKGKGYRLAQPVDLIDPLSLQATLGDRAQLHYQWVTESTNADALAIEGPVSGPLVFVTECQTAGRGRRGRQWQSPFAANLYFSIRFPVSGGFAALGGLSLAVGVAVAKALQELDPPLPVTLKWPNDLQINGAKVGGVLIELAGEMDGQVDVVIGVGVNGRMTGHQARDIDQAWTDLASELADMPPRTTLAACVLSRLLEMMPHFSQHGFVAFQNDFDRYDAVRGKSVQVQSGDQMILGRAVGVLADGALRVETPDGVREVYGGEVSLRVR encoded by the coding sequence TTGAGCGTTCTCAAAGAGGCGGATCAGCAATTGATCCGCCTTCTTGCTGATGGTCAATTCCGTTCCGGCTCAGAACTGGGTGAGGCCCTGGGGATTTCCAGGGCAGCCATCTGGAAGCGTGTGCAGCGGCTTGAGGAGTTCGGCCTGGCGCTGGAGTCCGTCAAGGGAAAAGGCTATCGGCTGGCACAGCCTGTCGATCTGATTGATCCCCTTTCTCTGCAGGCGACATTGGGTGACCGGGCGCAGTTGCACTATCAGTGGGTTACCGAATCTACCAATGCGGATGCCCTGGCCATAGAAGGGCCGGTCAGTGGTCCCCTGGTGTTTGTCACTGAATGCCAGACCGCCGGTCGTGGCCGGCGAGGCCGGCAGTGGCAATCTCCCTTTGCTGCCAACCTGTATTTCTCCATTCGTTTTCCGGTCAGTGGCGGATTCGCCGCTTTGGGCGGGTTGAGTCTGGCGGTGGGTGTGGCTGTGGCTAAGGCGTTACAGGAGCTGGATCCGCCTTTGCCGGTAACCTTGAAATGGCCCAATGATCTGCAGATCAATGGTGCCAAGGTTGGTGGTGTGCTGATAGAGCTGGCCGGAGAAATGGATGGTCAGGTGGATGTGGTCATCGGTGTGGGTGTTAATGGTCGCATGACGGGACATCAGGCCCGGGATATCGATCAGGCCTGGACCGATCTGGCCAGCGAGCTTGCCGATATGCCGCCGCGGACAACGCTGGCCGCCTGTGTGCTATCCCGTTTGCTGGAAATGATGCCTCATTTTTCGCAACACGGCTTTGTCGCTTTCCAGAATGATTTTGATCGCTATGATGCGGTGCGGGGAAAGTCGGTGCAGGTTCAGTCCGGTGACCAGATGATTCTGGGGCGGGCTGTTGGTGTTCTGGCGGATGGGGCTTTGCGTGTGGAAACTCCTGACGGGGTCCGTGAAGTCTATGGCGGTGAAGTGAGTCTGAGAGTGCGATGA
- a CDS encoding type III pantothenate kinase translates to MKLFVDVGNTAMKWRFRQGEKVEQGGCRHGRDWPAVIGALLKDGGHLESIWIASVAGPSADAEIAGLLADRTGVSPCFYYSCADDFGVRSCYPEPRKLGVDRWVAMIEGYQRFGASIIIDCGSALTIDAVDGKGEFLGGYIVPGLGMLRTALLRDTSDVHIEPAAARPGLGRSTGECVHNGLLRMSVAFVTEVVVELRQVLDDTCKVLVTGGDAPKLTGAFQFDFLHMPDLVLDGLERVAARQQ, encoded by the coding sequence ATGAAACTGTTTGTGGATGTGGGCAACACTGCCATGAAATGGCGCTTTCGCCAGGGTGAGAAGGTTGAGCAGGGCGGGTGCCGGCATGGCAGGGACTGGCCTGCCGTTATTGGCGCCTTGCTGAAAGATGGCGGACACCTTGAGTCGATCTGGATCGCTTCTGTGGCTGGGCCCTCTGCGGACGCTGAAATTGCCGGCTTGCTGGCTGACCGGACCGGAGTGTCGCCGTGTTTCTATTACTCCTGCGCGGATGACTTCGGCGTGCGCAGCTGTTATCCGGAGCCTCGAAAGCTGGGTGTGGATCGCTGGGTGGCAATGATCGAGGGTTATCAGCGTTTTGGGGCCAGTATCATTATCGATTGTGGCAGTGCGCTGACCATTGATGCTGTAGATGGCAAGGGCGAGTTCCTGGGTGGGTACATTGTCCCGGGGCTGGGAATGCTGCGAACGGCCCTGTTGCGTGATACCTCTGACGTGCATATCGAACCGGCCGCGGCCAGACCGGGGCTGGGGCGCTCCACCGGTGAGTGTGTGCACAATGGTTTGTTGCGTATGTCTGTGGCCTTCGTCACGGAGGTGGTGGTTGAACTGCGCCAAGTGCTTGATGATACTTGTAAAGTGCTGGTGACTGGCGGTGATGCCCCGAAATTGACAGGTGCTTTCCAGTTCGACTTTCTGCATATGCCCGACCTGGTCCTCGATGGCCTTGAGCGCGTGGCAGCCCGACAACAATAA
- the secE gene encoding preprotein translocase subunit SecE, giving the protein MSEKTEARSGSAAFEAVKWLLVVGLVAAAVVGNSYFSEQPTLYRVVGVVAVALVAVFFALQTEQGKAFNQLRKDSMVELRKVVWPTRQETLQTTLIVLVFVVIVALLLFVLDWILGGLMSWVIG; this is encoded by the coding sequence ATGAGCGAGAAAACAGAAGCACGTTCCGGCTCTGCCGCCTTCGAGGCGGTGAAGTGGTTGCTGGTAGTCGGTCTGGTGGCCGCTGCTGTTGTCGGTAATAGCTATTTCTCCGAGCAGCCCACTCTTTACCGGGTGGTCGGTGTTGTTGCTGTTGCCCTGGTCGCAGTGTTTTTTGCTCTGCAGACCGAGCAGGGCAAGGCGTTCAATCAGCTGCGCAAGGATTCCATGGTCGAGCTGCGTAAAGTGGTGTGGCCGACGCGTCAGGAAACCCTGCAGACCACGCTGATTGTTCTTGTCTTTGTTGTGATTGTGGCCCTGTTGCTGTTTGTGCTCGACTGGATCCTCGGTGGGCTCATGTCCTGGGTTATTGGCTAA
- the rplA gene encoding 50S ribosomal protein L1 — translation MAKLSKRTRAIREKVEAGKLYQVEEAVALLAELSTVKFKESLDVAVNLGVDPRKSDQNVRGASVLPHGTGKTVRVAVFAQGAKAEEAKEAGADVVGFDDLAEQVQGGEINFDVVIASPDAMRVVGKLGTILGPRGLMPNPKVGTVTPDVAQAVKNAKGGQVRYRTDKGGIVHCTVGQVGFDSNAIKENVESLLADLKRAKPSSAKGTYFKKVTLSTTMGPGLNIDPASLAM, via the coding sequence ATGGCTAAGTTGTCCAAGCGTACCCGTGCCATCCGGGAAAAAGTGGAAGCTGGCAAACTGTACCAGGTAGAGGAAGCTGTGGCCCTGCTGGCCGAGCTGTCTACCGTGAAGTTCAAGGAATCTCTGGACGTAGCGGTCAACCTGGGTGTGGATCCGCGTAAATCAGACCAGAATGTTCGTGGTGCTTCCGTGCTGCCCCACGGTACCGGTAAAACCGTTCGCGTAGCAGTGTTCGCCCAGGGCGCCAAGGCTGAAGAAGCCAAGGAAGCCGGTGCGGATGTGGTTGGTTTTGACGATCTGGCCGAGCAGGTTCAGGGTGGCGAAATCAACTTTGATGTGGTTATTGCCTCCCCGGACGCCATGCGTGTTGTCGGCAAGCTGGGCACTATTTTGGGCCCCCGTGGTCTGATGCCCAACCCGAAGGTAGGCACCGTAACTCCTGATGTTGCCCAGGCAGTGAAGAACGCCAAGGGTGGTCAGGTTCGTTACCGTACCGACAAGGGTGGCATTGTGCACTGCACCGTGGGTCAGGTTGGTTTTGACTCCAATGCGATCAAGGAAAATGTGGAATCTCTGCTGGCTGACCTTAAGAGAGCCAAGCCGTCTTCCGCCAAGGGTACCTATTTCAAGAAGGTGACCCTGTCCACCACCATGGGTCCCGGTCTGAATATTGATCCGGCCTCCCTGGCGATGTAA
- the rpoB gene encoding DNA-directed RNA polymerase subunit beta: protein MAYSFTEKKRIRKDFGKLPKVMEVPYLLAIQLDSYRKFLQQDKSAEERLDQGLEAAFRSVFPISSYSGNAALEYAGYEFGKPVFDVKECTVRGTTYAAPLRVRIRLVIYDKESSGAIKDIREQQVYMGEMPLMTENGTFVINGTERVIVSQLHRSPGVFFDHDKGKTHSSGKLLYSARVIPYRGSWLDFEFDPKDQVFVRIDRRRKLPATILLRALGYTSDEVLEMFFETNEIAVEDGIYRMKLVPERLRGETATFDILADGEVVVERGRRITARHIRQLEKANIEYLDIPAEYLQGKYLAKSIIDQDTGEILVECNTELTAETLEKLEQGGITDFETLYTNDLDNGPFMADTLRADPTRTPLEALVEIYRMMRPGEPPTKEAAENLFKNLFFTDERYDLSGVGRMKFNRRLGREDETGPGILYDGRYFSTRTDEEGKQYFAQMGEETSDIIEVLRTLVDIRNGNGVVDDIDHLGNRRVRSVGEMAENQFRVGLVRVERAVKERLSLAESEGLMPQDLINSKPVAAAVKEFFGSSQLSQFMDQNNPLSEITHKRRVSALGPGGLTRERAGFEVRDVHPTHYGRVCPIETPEGPNIGLINSLATYARANEYGFLESPYLKVIDGKVSEEIEYLSAIEEAECVIAQVDAKMTEEGGFAEDFVTVRHRYEFTVMERDTITHMDVSPRQVVSVAASLIPFLEHDDANRALMGSNMQRQAVPTLRADKPLVGTGFERHVARDSGVCVVATRGGIVDKVDASRIIVKVNDDEVNEGEAGVDIYNLTKYTRSNQNTCINQRPLVKVGDRVAARDIMADGPSVDMGELALGQNMRVAFMPWNGYNFEDSILISERVVKEDRFTSIHIQELTAIARDTKLGPEEITADIPNVGEAALSKLDESGIVYIGAEVGAGDILVGKVTPKGETQLTPEEKLLRAIFGEKASDVKDTSLRVSSGVKGTVIDVQVFTRDGVEKDERAKQIEQDSLDQFRKDLKDEFRIVQQDILERLRTVLVGKKVNGGAGFKRGTELTAEALDNLDADKWFELRPADDDVAEQLERAQQYLELHKKEQDERYRDKQAKISGGDDLAHGVLKVVKVYLAIKRRIQPGDKMAGRHGNKGVISVIMPEEDMPYDEHGVPVDVVLNPLGVPSRMNVGQILETHLGWAAKGLGERIGEMLAEQKKVAEVRGFLDKIYNKAGAGGSPEDLDSFSDDEIIELAQNLVGGVPMATAVFDGAKEFEIKELLELAGYDRSGQMQLWDGRTGEKFDRKVTVGYMYMLKLNHLVDDKMHARSTGSYSLVTQQPLGGKAQFGGQRFGEMEVWALEAYGAAYTLQEMLTVKSDDVNGRTRMYKNIVDGDHRMDPGMPESFNVLLKEIRSLGINIELEND from the coding sequence ATGGCATACTCATTCACTGAGAAAAAGCGGATCCGCAAAGATTTCGGCAAGCTTCCGAAGGTTATGGAGGTCCCGTACCTTCTGGCCATACAGCTCGATTCTTACCGTAAATTTCTGCAGCAAGACAAGAGCGCAGAAGAGCGTCTGGACCAGGGTCTGGAAGCCGCTTTCCGGTCAGTATTTCCGATTTCAAGTTATTCCGGGAATGCCGCGCTGGAGTATGCCGGCTATGAGTTCGGCAAGCCTGTTTTTGATGTAAAAGAATGTACTGTTCGTGGTACCACCTACGCTGCGCCGCTGCGCGTACGGATTCGTCTGGTCATCTATGACAAGGAATCCAGTGGGGCTATCAAGGATATCCGTGAACAGCAGGTCTACATGGGCGAAATGCCCTTGATGACCGAAAACGGTACCTTTGTGATCAACGGTACCGAGCGTGTCATTGTGTCCCAGCTGCACCGTTCCCCCGGTGTGTTTTTCGACCACGATAAAGGCAAGACTCACTCCTCCGGCAAGCTGCTGTATTCCGCCCGGGTGATTCCTTACCGTGGCTCCTGGCTGGACTTCGAATTCGATCCCAAGGACCAGGTGTTCGTGCGGATCGACCGTCGCCGCAAGTTGCCGGCGACGATCCTGCTGCGTGCGTTGGGTTATACCTCCGACGAAGTGTTGGAGATGTTCTTCGAGACCAACGAAATTGCAGTGGAAGACGGCATTTACCGTATGAAGCTGGTGCCGGAGCGTCTGCGTGGTGAAACCGCGACCTTCGATATCCTGGCTGACGGTGAAGTCGTGGTGGAGCGCGGCCGTCGTATTACCGCGCGCCATATTCGCCAGCTGGAAAAGGCCAATATCGAGTACCTGGATATTCCTGCCGAATACCTGCAGGGCAAGTACCTGGCCAAATCCATCATCGACCAGGACACTGGCGAGATCCTGGTGGAGTGTAATACCGAACTGACAGCGGAAACGCTTGAGAAGCTGGAGCAGGGCGGTATCACCGATTTCGAAACCCTGTACACCAACGATCTGGACAACGGCCCGTTCATGGCCGACACCCTGCGTGCTGATCCGACCCGTACTCCGCTGGAGGCGCTGGTCGAGATCTACCGCATGATGCGTCCCGGTGAGCCGCCGACCAAAGAAGCGGCAGAGAACCTGTTCAAGAACCTGTTCTTCACCGACGAGCGTTACGACCTGTCCGGTGTTGGCCGGATGAAGTTCAACCGTCGTCTCGGTCGCGAAGACGAAACCGGTCCTGGCATCCTCTACGATGGTCGCTACTTCAGCACCCGCACCGATGAGGAAGGCAAGCAGTACTTTGCGCAGATGGGTGAAGAAACCTCTGACATCATTGAAGTGCTGCGCACCCTGGTGGACATCCGCAACGGTAACGGTGTGGTGGATGATATCGATCACCTGGGTAACCGCCGTGTGCGTTCCGTGGGTGAAATGGCCGAAAACCAGTTCCGTGTGGGTCTGGTGCGTGTAGAGCGTGCGGTCAAGGAGCGTCTGAGCCTGGCGGAGTCCGAAGGCCTGATGCCGCAGGATCTGATCAACTCCAAGCCGGTGGCGGCTGCTGTTAAAGAGTTCTTCGGCTCTTCCCAGCTGTCCCAGTTCATGGATCAGAACAACCCGCTGTCCGAGATCACGCACAAGCGTCGTGTTTCCGCGTTGGGCCCAGGCGGTCTGACCCGTGAGCGTGCCGGCTTCGAGGTGCGTGACGTACACCCGACCCACTATGGTCGTGTATGTCCCATCGAGACTCCTGAAGGTCCGAACATCGGTTTGATCAACTCCCTGGCCACATATGCCCGCGCCAATGAGTACGGTTTCCTCGAGTCTCCGTACCTGAAAGTGATTGACGGCAAGGTCAGCGAGGAAATCGAATACCTGTCCGCCATCGAGGAAGCCGAGTGCGTGATCGCACAGGTGGACGCGAAGATGACGGAAGAGGGCGGTTTTGCGGAAGACTTCGTGACCGTGCGTCACCGTTACGAATTTACCGTGATGGAGCGTGACACCATTACCCATATGGATGTCTCTCCCCGTCAGGTGGTGTCCGTGGCGGCGTCCCTGATTCCGTTCCTTGAGCACGATGATGCGAACCGCGCATTGATGGGCTCCAACATGCAGCGTCAGGCTGTGCCCACCCTGCGTGCCGACAAGCCGCTGGTCGGTACCGGCTTCGAGCGTCACGTGGCCCGGGATTCCGGTGTCTGTGTGGTTGCTACTCGTGGCGGTATCGTCGACAAGGTGGATGCATCGCGGATCATCGTTAAGGTGAACGACGACGAAGTGAACGAAGGTGAAGCAGGTGTAGATATCTACAACCTGACCAAATACACCCGTTCCAACCAGAACACCTGTATCAACCAGCGTCCGCTGGTGAAAGTGGGTGACCGGGTTGCTGCCCGCGACATCATGGCTGACGGTCCGTCCGTGGACATGGGCGAACTGGCCCTGGGTCAGAACATGCGCGTGGCGTTCATGCCCTGGAATGGCTACAACTTCGAGGATTCCATCCTGATCTCCGAGCGGGTGGTGAAGGAAGATCGCTTCACCTCCATTCATATTCAGGAATTGACCGCGATTGCCCGTGATACCAAGTTGGGCCCGGAAGAAATTACCGCCGATATCCCCAATGTGGGCGAGGCGGCACTGTCTAAACTGGACGAGTCCGGCATTGTTTACATCGGTGCGGAAGTGGGCGCTGGCGACATTCTGGTCGGTAAGGTAACGCCGAAAGGTGAGACCCAGCTGACTCCGGAAGAGAAGCTGTTGCGTGCCATCTTCGGCGAGAAAGCCTCTGATGTGAAAGATACCTCCCTGCGAGTGTCTTCCGGCGTCAAGGGCACCGTGATCGACGTGCAGGTCTTCACCCGTGATGGTGTGGAAAAAGACGAGCGCGCCAAGCAAATCGAGCAGGACTCCCTGGATCAGTTCCGCAAGGATCTGAAAGACGAGTTCCGTATCGTTCAGCAGGATATTCTCGAGCGTCTGCGCACCGTGCTGGTGGGCAAGAAGGTCAATGGCGGTGCCGGCTTCAAGCGCGGTACCGAGCTGACTGCCGAAGCACTGGATAACCTGGATGCGGACAAGTGGTTCGAACTGCGTCCGGCGGATGACGATGTGGCTGAGCAGCTTGAGCGTGCCCAGCAGTATCTTGAACTGCACAAGAAAGAGCAGGACGAGCGCTACCGCGACAAGCAGGCCAAGATTTCCGGTGGTGATGACCTGGCTCACGGCGTGCTGAAAGTGGTCAAGGTCTACCTGGCTATCAAGCGTCGCATCCAGCCGGGTGACAAGATGGCTGGTCGTCACGGTAACAAGGGTGTGATCTCCGTGATCATGCCGGAAGAAGATATGCCGTACGACGAGCATGGCGTGCCGGTAGATGTGGTGTTGAACCCGCTGGGTGTACCGTCCCGTATGAACGTGGGGCAGATCCTGGAAACCCACCTGGGTTGGGCCGCCAAGGGCCTGGGCGAGCGCATTGGCGAGATGCTGGCCGAGCAGAAGAAAGTGGCGGAGGTCCGCGGCTTCCTGGACAAGATCTACAACAAGGCAGGTGCCGGTGGTTCACCGGAAGATCTGGACAGCTTCAGTGATGATGAAATCATCGAGCTGGCCCAGAACCTGGTTGGTGGCGTTCCCATGGCAACCGCGGTATTCGACGGTGCCAAGGAATTCGAGATCAAGGAACTGCTGGAGCTTGCCGGTTACGATCGTTCCGGTCAGATGCAGCTCTGGGATGGCCGTACCGGTGAGAAATTTGATCGCAAGGTCACCGTTGGCTACATGTACATGCTGAAGTTGAACCACCTGGTGGACGACAAGATGCATGCCCGTTCCACCGGCTCCTACAGCCTGGTAACCCAGCAACCGCTGGGTGGTAAGGCACAGTTCGGTGGTCAGCGTTTCGGTGAGATGGAAGTGTGGGCGCTGGAAGCCTATGGCGCCGCCTACACCTTGCAGGAAATGCTTACCGTGAAGTCCGATGATGTGAATGGCCGTACTCGTATGTACAAGAACATCGTGGATGGTGATCACCGTATGGACCCGGGTATGCCGGAATCCTTCAACGTATTGCTGAAGGAAATCCGCTCTCTCGGTATCAATATCGAGTTGGAAAACGACTGA
- the rplJ gene encoding 50S ribosomal protein L10: MPLNLEDKRAIVASVNAVATEALSAVVADYRGLTVSQMTELRSKARETGVYLKVVRNTLAKFAVKDTEYECLSDVLVGPTVLAFSQDDPGAAARLIKDFAKDNDALEVKALAVGGVAYGPQDIDVLAKLPTRDEALSQLMSVMQAPVAKFVRTLNEVPGKFVRTVAAVKDQKQSAA, translated from the coding sequence ATGCCTTTGAATCTGGAGGACAAACGGGCGATTGTTGCTTCGGTTAATGCTGTAGCTACTGAAGCGCTGTCTGCTGTGGTTGCTGACTATCGTGGTCTCACTGTTTCTCAGATGACTGAGTTGCGTAGTAAGGCCCGTGAAACCGGCGTGTACCTGAAAGTGGTACGGAACACGCTGGCGAAGTTCGCCGTGAAAGACACTGAGTACGAGTGTTTGAGCGACGTTCTGGTTGGCCCCACTGTTTTGGCTTTTTCCCAGGATGATCCGGGTGCAGCTGCCCGTCTCATCAAGGATTTTGCTAAAGACAATGACGCGCTGGAAGTTAAGGCTCTGGCTGTGGGTGGTGTAGCGTATGGTCCCCAGGATATTGATGTCCTGGCCAAGCTGCCGACTCGCGACGAAGCACTTTCTCAGCTCATGTCCGTTATGCAGGCCCCGGTGGCCAAGTTTGTTCGTACCCTCAACGAGGTGCCCGGCAAATTTGTTCGCACGGTTGCTGCAGTCAAGGACCAGAAACAGAGTGCCGCCTGA
- the nusG gene encoding transcription termination/antitermination protein NusG: MAKRWYVVHAYSGFEKHVKRALEERVKLRSMEELFGEILVPTEEVVEIKGGQKRKSERKFFPGYVLVQMEMCDDSWHLVKETPKVMGFIGEDPKNPGRVSPITQKEADAILRRMDDAVEKPKPKTLFEAGEVVRVNDGPFADFNGVIEEVNYEKSRLQVAVMIFGRSTPVELEFGQVEKT; this comes from the coding sequence ATGGCAAAGCGCTGGTATGTGGTACATGCCTATTCGGGTTTCGAGAAGCACGTAAAACGCGCCCTGGAAGAGCGCGTTAAATTGCGTTCTATGGAAGAGCTTTTCGGCGAGATTCTGGTTCCTACCGAAGAAGTGGTGGAGATCAAGGGCGGCCAAAAGCGCAAGTCTGAGCGTAAGTTCTTCCCGGGCTATGTGTTGGTGCAGATGGAGATGTGTGATGACTCCTGGCACCTGGTAAAAGAAACCCCGAAAGTGATGGGCTTTATTGGTGAAGATCCGAAAAATCCGGGTCGCGTTTCACCGATTACCCAGAAAGAGGCGGATGCCATTCTGCGTCGCATGGATGATGCGGTCGAGAAGCCGAAGCCGAAGACACTGTTTGAGGCGGGTGAAGTGGTTCGTGTCAACGACGGTCCCTTTGCTGACTTCAATGGCGTAATCGAAGAAGTGAATTACGAGAAGAGTCGCCTGCAGGTGGCAGTAATGATCTTCGGTCGTTCCACGCCGGTAGAGCTGGAATTCGGTCAGGTCGAAAAAACCTGA